In Phaseolus vulgaris cultivar G19833 chromosome 7, P. vulgaris v2.0, whole genome shotgun sequence, the genomic stretch ACTGATTTGATttgaaaacctttttaaaatggaatgtttttcaactaagggaaaaacaacctgttgttttgccgaatcaaccagttgttttgttcttaggatgttttgagaaaggttgaaagctgtttgacttggttgacttagttgtcaaaccaaatcaatcggttgtttcgtgttttcaaccgattttttctttcaaaatcctaacagaattcaattttgatttgtgaatctctcttaaatgatttctaactgaatgcgttcctgttttaaatgtttttaattattctttggAGTATAAAAAGTTAGTTATACACTCCTGAAATGTAAGAAATagttttggattttcaagtgtgtggaataggattggggtGTACTTCTgatctttaagctttgtaatacccaggtctATTCTATTCTCTTCTTTCTTGATTATTGTACTTCTGTAATTAAGTGTAAGTGCAGAATCAAAGGGTGTTCTGATTTCTGTGGATTGTTGTGCCAAaaggagtgtgtttcttgaagggttcaaggtcactcttttggtggtttgtgttgtAATCTATTTTTGATTACTTAGTAGAAACCCAGAAGTTTCaagggactagatgtagctcttggtttaagagtgaaccagtataaactgctgtgtgtttttctcttactctgatctcttttaaattttgtttttaagttgttttaaatTCTGCTgttataaacaaccgattgaagcgaagaaacaaccggttgtttttttgTGCTTCACTTTAAAACAGATtgtattcttggctaacttggttccttttctggatttcttcactgagtttcactaaaccttcaaaagtttttgaaaatctcttcaaacaattcaccccccctcccTCTTATTtaaaggccatatattctaacactttCTCTACAGGTGTTTCAAATTtatggacgaattctctccaactcggggagcatGATGGAACCCTGAGAGATAGAGTCATTACAGAGATAGCCCGACCTTCCAGAAGAATGACCAAAAGCATGACATAGGACCCAAGACTAGGTCAGGAGCAGTCAATAGACAGTGCATCAGAGCCTACCATTCCTCAAAAGATTATCAGGAGCAAACCCTAGATGATTGGACCTAAACaccaattatttttattacttttgattttattaaagTAGAGTGTActtagtaattttttaataatttgggCTTGTGTCAAGCCAATTTTCTCTCCATGTGTCGCTTAGGTTAAGCATTCCATTACCCTACCTTCTAGAAAACTTCCTAGGGTGCAACATTGACATAAGGAGACTTAACCTAGCCACCCCTTTTCTCTCCTTccctttttcttgttttccaaggcactccctcctataaatagagtgccttgcctcatgtattttgaccttcaattttgaatagaaaagaaaatctGTCAGAGTGTTTAGTAAGTGTTTTCCTAAAGCTTTAGGTCTTACCTTGTGAGGGCATACTCCAAGTGGCGactcttcaccactcatcttggagtctcccaCCACTCCAAGTTGTAAGAATTAGATGCCTTAAACAAGatgggtgaattgtttttgaaagattttcacaGGTATTGAAGGTAGAATGAAAAGctatgaagaatcaatcaaattaaaaatctgTTCAACTaatagaaaattgtttttaagtttgattccataaaatcaacctattgttttcacgaaacaatcggttgtttataccaatagatttaaaaaacaatgttaaaacaatttaatgagtgtagggatagagagattcacacaagatatttatattggttcactcttaaccaagagctacatccagtcctctgCTAACCagtgagaattcactatgtaatcaaccctATATTACAAAAGACACActaagagtgatgatcttgaactcttcaagaacacacaccactctaTGGCCAACAACACAGTTTCCATAAATACCTTCTGAAACTTCCTTACACAACAACACACAAAAATACAATGTTTAAGTAAGAAAGGAATATAATACACAAGAGTAaatcaaagcttaaagttcaaaaGTACAAAACCCAATCCTATTTTACACACTTCAAATTATCCAAAAGctttttgaaatcttgaaaactgtttttgattaatctctctttcttagtttttgcataggagcgtaaaacaacctttttatactccaatcaaatggtcaaagcaattaaatcaaaaacaaaaagttgtTGGAATAATTTAAAACAGGTTAAAACATcttaatagaattttgttaaggttttcacaAAAACAGCCAGttgatttatcgaaacaaccggtttaatctatttgacaacaaagtcaaagCAAAGCTAAGCTTTTCCAAGCCATTTTAAAACCCACTGAGTGTCAAACAATAGGTTAATtcgacatttcaacaggttgaaatttcacacccttttagaaaactcatcCTTTCAAAAAGATTAAGATTTAAATTAACTTGGGTCATCTTAAGCAGTGAATTAACATTTCAAAGactactagacaacacacataACCAGCAGtgaggtcttcaagctttccacttgtatttggagacatcaaagcaccttaTTCAACacaagtggcgtgaccaccaTTATCTCTATAAACGTTCTCTATCTCATCATTTCCTTTCTTTGATTCCTTACGCATCATCTTCATTGCATTTACTTGTTTTCTCTTCCTTTCCATTCGGTCTTTATTGTTACTATCATATTTTGTTCATTGCCTTTATTTCCGCGAACATCATCATCTTCACTCTATAATTGTATTTTCTCTTTTGCTCTCAAGAAGAGAACCTTGACACTTACTTAACAACTTGGTTAAGTTTATGTCTAGTGACAATCTTCTTTGAGCTTATCACCATTGTACTGGCCAGACCTCAGACATTGGCTCCAAACATCGGCATCAGACATTGGCGTCAGATGATGAGTCACGAGGGACatcatgcatgtggtgtgtatagtacgttcaggtctagcacaagtaagtatcccttggaggcgctaaggcatgtaagggttagggtttccaaggagaGACCGCAGCgctggtgcatgagttggtaccctggcggccatactgttaagattatgcactcCAAAAGAGGCAAGTCCTATGCGGCGGCTGCACTAAGCTTGTGCAACGCGTCACAGGATGCCTCGCcagtaaccctaattccacttaaggaaagatcCTCGTGGGACAGGGAGTTTacctagatacaacctatataaagggtggtaagaaccctagaaagGTACGCCGTTTCTAATACTGAAATTGCTTTacatacttattgtttcttagccccaatactgacttgatcgtcggagtgcaatcaattGGTAGGGCCCCCTACgtttcaacggagccactctCGACCACCCAAGGAGAGAGCAAAAACCACCAGGAAATAAGAGCAGAAACCACCatctgcctttgaagtcaacaGCTACTGAGTCAACCAGCGAGAACATTTAGCGCCCATCGTGGGGCCTGATAAAACTAGGTCCCATTCACAATCGTGTTGAGAGCTATCCAGCAACATGAGGAATACGAGGCAAGGTGCATCTTCACTAGAAGAAGGAGACAGCGTgtccatgcaacaactcatgaaGACCATTCACGCTCTCCAACAAGCTGTAGCAGCATCCAAGGCCAACCAGAATAGGATTCTGGCTGAGGTTCAAGCCAAACAGGTAGCCAGCCAGAACCGATTCCAGGATGATTTGGCAGCGTTACGCGCAAACAATGAGGAACTGTGCAAGGCCAATGAAGAATTGCGCAGAGATTTGCAATGCATGGGTGAGCGTACAACTGATGAGCGAACCCTGCCCATACTGGTTAGGGCTCGCCCCATGCCGTTTTCGCAAGCAATCATGGACACTTTGAGATACCAGTCAGCTTCATGGGTCCAAAGATCGCCTTCACAGGCGTAGAGGACCCAAAAGCCCATATCACGACTTTCCACATCCAGATGATGATCTCAAGAGGGAACGACGCCATGCACTGTAAGCTATTTATGAGTACGTTCTCAGTCACAacgttggactggttcatcagtctCCTCTCCCAGATGGACACATTACCTCCTTCGACCAATTCTCAACattattcagagaacagtacaTGTTCAACTAGGCTCCCCCTCCTGTCTCTTACGATCTCTTTAACGTAAAGCAATACCAGGGTGAGCCTTTGAAAGACTTCTTAAACAAGTTCGGGGCACTGGTGGTGAAGCTGCACACCAAAGACGAAGACATGACGATACATGCCTTCAGACGATGAGTGCTGTCAGGACCTTTCAGTGACTCTCTGATAAGGTGTCAACCAAAGACGTAAAGCGAGATCCATCATAGAGCCATAGCCCACATCGTTGCAGAGGAAGAGGTCACGAAAAAGCGCGAAAGCATTGGCCCAGTCTGACCTCAAGGAACTGGTCGTCCTCAGCCTGTGAGGGTACATGAGGccacgacagagaagaaagccACGGGGAAACAGCCGCCATATGAAGCAAGGAAGCCTTAGACCAGGGCACGTATAAACGAAAATTCCCCAACCAGACACAGTGTTCGAATGGACCTTCTAGAGCTGATTGCCATCCCTAATGTGGCAGACAGACTGAAGCCTCCATCGAAGACCGACAAGAGGCTAGGGCCCAACAAAGAcacttggtgcgagttccaccaagcctTTGGCCACAGCCTGCACAACTGTTTGGCGTTAGGATTCCAGTTAGATGAACTGATGAGGAATGGTTTCTTGAAGGAATACCTACAAGAACCGCAGGGGGGTCCGACGTCAGCAGCCCCAGAAGAagatcaggggcacgagatGCCCATCCATAGGGAGATCAACACAATCTCTGGAGGATTCTCAGGAGGAGGGTGCACCTTCTCCCAACGCAAGAAATATGCCAGAGAAGTGATGGCAGTAGAAGCCCAGGAGTCAGACCAAAGCCCCAAGCCTGACCTtatcttcaccaaggccgactTGCAGGATGTGATCCCACACGACAATGACCCAGTGGTGATCTTAGTGGTAACTGTGGGAAGAAAGGTACACCGTGTccttgtcgaccagggaagctcggccgACGTAATGctctggtcgaccttcaacaaactACAGCTATCTCCTGACCAGTTGAGACCTTACGATGgttgtttgtatggtttcgctggagACAAGATAGAAGTGTGTGGACACGTAGAGTTGAGGACAACTTTCATTGAAGGCACGGCTTCCCGCACTGTTAACATAAGGTATCTTGTTGTTAATGCTCCCTCATCCTATAACATACTTTTGGGCAGGCCCACTTTGAACTGGATCGGAGCAGTAGCCTCTtcgaggcatatgaagatgaagtttccTTCCCTTGAGGGAATGGTGATCActatcaagtctgatcagaaggaggccaaaaggtgctatgagaacaaCCTCAAAACAAGGAGAGAAATGTACGTCGTCACCTCCCAATCTCCAAGGGAAGAAAGGGGTCACCCGTGCCGAGATCTCCCGGGAGAGAAGACCCGAGCCCGCAGAAGAAGTGCTGGTGAGAGAGGTTAGGGGTAAGAAGTTCAAACTTGGCAAATCCTTAGGCAAAGAAGCGCAGGACCAGATTACGAGGTCATAACATGGCACCTAGGTGCCTTCGCATGGTCAACCTCAGACATGCCTGGCATTGACCCCAATTTCTTGTGTCAtcatctcaccatggacccaCAGGTCATACTTGTTGGccagaggaggaggaagttcaatgatgAAAGGTGTCAGGTCATCAGGGAAGAAACCAGAAGCTGCTGAGCGCTGGCCACATCACGGAGATCCAATACCCAGGGTGGCTGGAGAACATAGTGTTGGTCAAGAAGGGCAGCGGGAAGTGGAGGATCTGCGTcgacttcacggacttgaacAAAGCCTGCCCAAAGGACTCTTACCCGCTGCCCAACATtgacgccctggtagacagcGCATCAGGATGTAGACTTCTTagcttcctggatgctttcTCTGGATATAACCAGATCCGaatgcatcccagggacgaatgcaagacgACGTTCATGATGAAGCTCTCCTATTACTATTATagggtgatgccttttgggctcaAGAATGTAGGAGCAACctatcagaggttgatggattgAGTGCTCGCATCCATGATAGGGCGAAACGTCCAGGcatatgtggacgacatggtggtcacctccagGCGAAGGACCAGCACGCCGCTGATTTGGAGGAGCTATTCACCACGATAGCCAAGTATGGACTGAAACTAAACCCcgaaaaatgtgtgtttggggTAGAGTCAAGCAAGTTCTTAGGGTTCCTATTCACTGAGCGTGGGATAGAGGaaaaccctgagaagtgcgcTGCGATTATAGCCATGAGGAGTCCGATCTCGatgaaggaagtgcaacagttgacaggatGGATGGCCGCTTTATCTCGATTCGTGTAAGCAGGAGGGGACAAGAGgcacccctatttccagtgtttaaagaggaacaacaggttcgtATGGACCAAGGAGTGCGAAAAATCGTTTCTCAAGTTGAAGGAATATTAAGCCAACCCACCAGTATTGTGCAAGCCACAGATGGGTACCCCGCTTCAGTTGTACTTCGTCGTCACAGATCGGACGATTAGTTCGGTCCttgtccaggagcaggaccatgCGCAAAAGCCAATATATTTTGTCAGCAAAGTTTTGCAAGGGCCTGAGGTGAGATACTAGGCCATAGAAAAGGCAGCCCTGGCAGTGGTGTTTTCAACGCAaagacttcgccactacttccagagtttCACCATAATAGTAATGACAGACCTCCCCATTCACAAGGCCTtacagaagcccgatgtggcaagTCGAATAGTGCGTTGGGCGGTTGAGCTATTAGAGTTCGATGTACTGTACGAACCGAGAGGACCTATCAAAGGCCAGGTTTATGCTGACTTCATAGTAGAGCTCTCCTTGGCAGCCGCACACCAAGAGGAAGCATGTTTCAGATGGGTCCTCTCTGTAGACGGATCCTCCAACCAGCAGGGTAATGGGGTTGGTGTCATTCTGGAAGGACTAAATGGGTTGCTAATTGAGCAGGCCCtacgttttgccttcaaggctagtAACAACAAATCTGAGTATGAGGCCTTGATTGCAAGAATGTTGCTGACCAAAGAGATGGGTGCTAAGAGTTtgctggcaaagagtgactccctGTTAGTAACAGGACAAATTACGGGAGAATACCAGGCCaaagaccctcagatggccGCATACCTAGAGTATGTCAAGATTCTAAAGGAGACTTTTGCGGTGTTCGAGTTAGTACTGTTGAACCttgtggtgttcaagttttgaagaatccaaatcctttgaaggatgttgaagcctctgctatgcttgatgttgctgtgctggtttaagctttgttctggggtagtttatatgttgtaatccaccctgtgattaaatctaaagcattagcattctcaatctttgtgaaagtaaaatgctttcaaactaagttaaaacaaccgattgttttgtcgaaacaaccgattgtttatacttagatattttgagaaaaaattgaaaactattttgaatggttgaactgttaaagtaccaaaacaaccgattgattcgaggaaacaaccgattgtttgttttgggaccataacataaaaactgttttctctttgactgagctttaaatgttttaactgcttacgctccagtcattaaatgctttgatcaatcttttaatgcaatttaagagtttgttaagatttgataacaaactacatctttgaataaattcagaaaaacagatttgacaattaagaatctttgacaaagtttttccaaagagttttttttttcaaagtgctgagattgctaagagtttgtgattgatcaaagtgttggaataggattatgcttgtattgattttagattatcttttgtaacaagtgtaatccttgtactctgttgaacaattcgtttctatgtttgctgagattggctgtgtgttcttgaggtgttcaagatcagcaatcttagtgttggccaaggagagtgtgtttcttgaggtgttcaggtcattctcttggttgttgtgtaagtgatcaagtggtgattgcttagtggatttcctcagggtttctgagaagactggatgtagctctggtttggagtgaaccagtataaacaactgtgtacaatctctctatctctaactctttaaattcagtttatttgttgtttgctggtataaagaaccgattgtttctacgaaacaaccaattgtttttctggtactgcagcttttgcttactgttttggctaactgaattgctgaatcaattggttcctgagataaattcattatagttttgaaaagtttgcgaaaaccctctttaaacaagtcaccccccctctagtttaaagccatattttctaacaattggcatcaagagcttggttcgtgaaagttattcaagttgatcctaaaaatatttttaaatggctgatagactaccttttggggaagatgcttcaattaacaaaccacctttgttttgtggtttgaactaccagttttggaaagtaagaatgaaaatatttatggaatctcttgacaaaggaatttgggatgcaattgaaaatggtccttttatcccaaagtttgaaaatgaTGGATCTGTCactgagaagccatggtctcaatggactgatgcagaaagcaaaaaggccaaattcaattgcatttccaaaaatattataacctctgctttaaattctgatgagtttttcagggtctcgcaatgcaaatcatcaaaagaaatgtgggacactttggaagtcactcatgaaggaacaaatgaggtgaaaagagctagaaagcatgctctcatccaagagtatgagatgtttagaatgcttaaaggagaaacaattgttgaggtgcagaaaaggtttacgcacatcatcaatcaccttatgagcctagacaagatctttgataaagaagagctgaacatcaagatcttgaaatgtcttgatagagcatggcaaccaaaggtaactgctatttccgaatctaaagatctaacatcattaagtgttgcttctttttttgttaagcttagggaacatgagccagagatgaatagactcaatgttcaagagagtgaagataagcacacaaggagcatagccttgaaagcatccaaacacaaGGGAAAACAAGAttctagtgatgaggaaaaccttagcttgctgtcaagaaaattcagcaaattcctaaagagaaaccgcaataaagacaacaacaaggataggtatggaaacaagaaacccaatgaattcaattcaaataactatacttgttttggttgtggtgagcaaggtcatataaaggcagattgtcctaacaagagcaaagagaaaaagactagttacaaggagaagaaaggcaagacaaaaagagcctacatagcttgggatgaaaatgaggtgtcatcatcaagttcttcatcaagtgaagatgaaaaagcaaacatatgtttggtagctgaaaatgatgatgaatcttgcagctcaagtgaggtaagttcatgtgtttccttaaatgaacaaaattatagtgaattacttgaagcttttcaagaaacacatgatgaagctaatagattggttctttcaaaaaaccgattgaaagatcttaacagttggcttgaaaagaaagttaaatcacttgaagaggatctggaaaaagcaaaaagtgattttgaaaaattggaaaatcatttcaaaaatgcctcttgcaagtgtgatactctcatttgcacaaattgtgaaaatcttgagaaaaaggttcactatcttgttgaaactgtggacaagctttcaaaggggaaatcaaactttgagaatgtcttgacATCTCAAAGctatgtttttggaaaggctagtttaggctttaatccacagaacaagcaagataggttttcaaaaagtttttcaagaaaatcagaaaaacaaccgattgttaagacgaaacaaccagttgttacatgcttttactgcatgaagaaaggccactctgttaggttatgtaaaattagaaaatattctgttccaagaggttttatgaaatggattcctaagggatgtgatgtttctaactgcaaagaaaagtcaaacggacccaaatttgtaaggagaccaaatcttgctacttgaaattgtttatgcaggaaaaataaagagaaaaagaagaattgagtcatctgatctagctgttgaagaaaaaggcagtcattgaagctgaatcaatactatgcaaaagacctcaacagtgaagagaagcttcttgatcaaaaagcacatggctcattgaagaatcaacataaggataagactttcctttatttgttctcaatttttgtttcaaagttctttcttatggttaaacaatttttttttcaatgtcaTATGCTTTAAACtgcttctgctcatggttaaaattcaaaatcaagtttttaactgttgcagaaaaacaaccgattgttttgagtctgacagcactatgaagaaattgttttaattgctattttgaatttctatccgttgcagatcaatttaaaagagagaatcttggtcaaaggatctgtgttgaaagctgactATGTttagaaagaagttacaacagctataaaggaatatattccaaaatcttggaaattcaagagccttaatgactagtcaaagatcacatgtgaagaccatgtgattttcagctttttctgacattttctgtgcagagcaGAGTCAAGTGCTCACTCTCTGAAAACCAGGTACccattaatgaaattaaattcatattgattctcttactgctataaaatctgctgCAGATTTCTTCCAcgagaacaaccaattgcaacatctcttgcaatatctctcgcaacatctcttgcaaaatttTGTGAAGTGTGCTCTCCTCTGTTTTcgtctctgctgtcatggaatcaactcctccaacctcaaagagagtcaaaaccagggctgtaaggtttggaggaaggctagaaggctggttttctggagacaatgatctcattgagaagtataggtatgaaacaagtatcaagaagataaacaaccccaaggttgtatgctttgattggctgaaaagtcaaaagcttgataatgtgagaaggctgctcaaggatcaatctctcagaaagttcctggagatgaagggaaacatttatccagatttggtgagggtgttctacacaaacttgaagtttgagggaaacaatctagtttctcatgtgaaaggtgtagaaatggagataactcatgaagtatggactgctgttgctggacttaagttctctggtctgagaatcaacaagggaaaccttggtgtggtggaggattttaacaaaatccaattctacaaaagttgcttgaagaataatcATGCTCAAGTTAatacatgctcggttggaggtttgaaacttgatgagagattgcttgctttcattgtaacttggattctaactccaagggggagtaatcattctgtgataactgaagaagatctggtttatatcttctacatcaccaagaaaatcaagatcaattggattcatataatcaaagaacacatgcaaaaatccatgaggttaggtgattatcattatccatatgctgttttgatatctaaatttataatctattttgaagttaatcttgaagatgaaacttctgagctggtcaagtcaactcaagagttgaacaatggatcactcagcaagatgggttttaccaaagtaggtgggaaatggataagcaaggatggtgatcatggtgcctcatctagtggtgctgctaatcttgaacaagatgaacctgctgatatggatgttcaacatgaagatccacctgaagattttcaagatgctggaccaaaTGCTGATGAtggacatcaaggagaaaggatgcaaaccatgtcgtcttttgaaagactcatggtgaataggcttgatagctttgctgaaaatcaaaggagcctccatgatctctgtgttagtaatttccaaaggattgacaccaggtttgacaacatggatgccaggtttatgactctggatgaacagattgaagctgttcagaatcaaatctttgatcttcagtttgctgatgaagaagaatgaaggaaaaacaaccgattgtttcgataaccaatcgattgtttttggctgaTATTCttggttttttaaaatttccttccttctgctgttgctgctttaattctgatgtaataaaaacaatatcttgtttgatctcttatctttgtctatttgtgaagacaaatagggggagatatatgctgtgttttaagtttctgttttcagttgataaaacagtttgggtGATGTAATATGTTTCTGATATTAGGTGTTTTGAACTTTAACTGTTTATCTGTATGCTAACaaaaaatatcagaagttcaatgttttgctcaaagttctattgcaggaactgcttcagatttaatcaggtacaacacaagcatcagggatttgtcttcatcaaatagggggagattgttgaaccttgtggtgttcaagttttgaagaatccaaatcctttgaaggatgttgaagcctttgctatgcttgatgttgttgcgctggtttaagctttgttatggggtagtttatatgttgtaatccaccctgtgattaaatctaaagcattagcattctcaatctttgtgaaagtaaaatgttttcaaactaagttaaaacaaccgattgtttatacttagatgttttgagaaaaaaaattgaaaactgttttgaatggttgaactgttaaagtaccaaaacaaccgattgattcgaggaaacaaccgattgtttgttttgggaccataacagaaaaactgctttctctttgactgagctttaaatgttttaactgtttacgctccagtctttaaatgctttgaccaatcttttaatgcaatttaagagtttgttaagatttgataacaaactacatctttgaataaattcagaaaaacagatttgacaattaagaatctttgacaaagtttttccaaagagttttttttttcaaagtgctgagattgctaagagtttgtgattgatcaaagtgttggaataggattatgcttgtattgattttagattatcttttgtaacaagtgtaatccttgtactctgttgaacaattcgtttctatgtttgctgagattggctgtgtgttcttgaggtgttcaagatcagcaatcttagtgttggccaaggagagtgtgtttcttgaggtgttcaggtcattctcttggttgttgtgtaagtgatcaagtggtgattgcttag encodes the following:
- the LOC137829147 gene encoding uncharacterized protein, which produces MDLLELIAIPNVADRLKPPSKTDKRLGPNKDTWCEFHQAFGHSLHNCLALGFQLDELMRNGFLKEYLQEPQGGPTSAAPEEDQGHEMPIHREINTISGGFSGGGCTFSQRKKYAREVMAVEAQESDQSPKPDLIFTKADLQDVIPHDNDPVVILVVTVGRKVHRVLVDQGSSADVMLWSTFNKLQLSPDQLRPYDGCLYGFAGDKIEVCGHVELRTTFIEGTASRTVNIRYLVVNAPSSYNILLGRPTLNWIGAVASSRHMKMKFPSLEGMVITIKSDQKEAKRCYENNLKTRREMYVVTSQSPREERGHPCRDLPGEKTRARRRSAGERG
- the LOC137829148 gene encoding uncharacterized protein — protein: MTDLPIHKALQKPDVASRIVRWAVELLEFDVLYEPRGPIKGQVYADFIVELSLAAAHQEEACFRWVLSVDGSSNQQGNGVGVILEGLNGLLIEQALRFAFKASNNKSEYEALIARMLLTKEMGAKSLLAKSDSLLVTGQITGEYQAKDPQMAAYLEYVKILKETFAVFELVLLNLVVFKF